ttgaaattgagaGAGTAAAATATAAATCCTTAAGACTGGTATATAAcattgcaggaaaaaaaaatataaaatattaaaatgtataattttcagaacaacctaatattgaaatatgaaattaaaaaaaaaaaaaaactaaacagaaaaacaaagatTGAATTggtaaatgataaaatttaaaattaaggagaaaaaaccaaagaaaaaaaaacacaaaaaacactaTTCTAAACAACATAATACTAATAttgaagaatagaaaaaaaattaaattgttgaaatgtgaaattaaataaaatattcaattaaaaaataactcatgaTATATAAATCAAGTAAATCCtaacaagtttgtaaaattcattatctatatcataaaattagattaaaaaaaactcaataaataaataaaatctatgaAATCAACTTTTGCAAtctgaattataaaattaatataattctataaaaaaaaacaaattataaaacttaatttttaaccaacttagcatctaaagataaaataaaaaatatatatataaaacaaccaaaataataatttgaatcaACACAAGTTTAATGTTAAACTTTGCGagagatctagataaattcatagaaaattaaaaaaattttactaAGCCTCATTTTTCACATATATAatgttgaatattaaaattaaaataaaattacataacataaaataaaatcacgCAACAATTCTCAAAACAACTTAtaaagtatgaaattaaaaaaagacatcaaaaattggattgaaattgaaaaataaattataacttatccacacattaattattaataaagttaagAACTTATAAAGCAACATGATTAAATAGATAGAAAATATAGCACATAAATCTCATTATTGCTATTTGTCATAATAAAAAAGACggaatattttaaatcataacctCATTCCACTGCTTAGAAGAGTTCTTGTCCCCACAAAGGCGAGTCCACTAAACAAATAATCTCTTCCCGCATGATTTCAGCAGGAAGGCAGTCctgaaccaaacaaaaaatccaGCATAGAGAAAAGGAACCCTCAAAACCAGACTCTACTGATCAACCAGCCACATGCATGAAAGACGGATAGAAATACTCAAATACCAGCTGCTTTGTAAAAGCAAAAGTCAAAGTCACCGACCAAACACCTTCTGCAcaataattcttgtttttttttttttaccaattttttCGTATATAGTTTTTGGAGAAGCCCGCATACATTTCTCACAAGCTTCACTAATAAACCAAGCCACAAGAAAACCTGAAAACATCATATTACATAATAAATATACGTTTGTCCAACAAAACATAAGAATCCAAATCTTTCTGATGCATTCATACCACAAGTTTAAACAACAAAATGCCACCTGCCAAGCCACAGTTATGTTCTCCAATTGACTGCAGCAAGAACAGGTTTTTTGTTACATACCTGCACGATTCACAAACCAGAGGGTAGAGATGAGAATAAACAGTAAATAAAAGGGCACCTTAGGTGGAGATTAATAATTTAACTTGCAAAATTGTAAGgtacttgtgtttttttgttcagaagATGAAAGGAGGAAATAATCTGacttttgtcttattttaaataaattacaatttaaaaaataccgagacacaaccacaaccacacgtGAAAAGGATAATCAGAGGTTAAAATAGTGGGTTACCTAGAACATACTGGTACATACTGTGGCCCAAAGCCCTCCAGAATAAAAGCTATAGATCACAAAGGGCCTCATAAAGGCCTGCATCAACATATATAATCACATCTAAGAATCTCAcaacacaaacaaataaatttgacTCGGCAGAATTTAACCTTTATCTGCTTATTCAAACACACTCCATTTCATCTAAGTGCTTGTACTTGGCTGCTTAAAATCCATCTCTGAGTATCTGCAACACAAAATGAAATCATCAAAGAACCAAGGAGAGAAGCAAGGGGGCAACAGAAGGCAAAAGAGCTCAGCAAATTCAACTTGCCTGCGAGGTTTTTGTCGCTGTCCAAATTCATCACTTGCAAATTCTGCACAGAAGACAATGTTTTCATATCAACAGTAACAATCAATGACAAggcatgttaaaaataaagtcAAACAGAATCAAAGTCATAGCAACAGAAACATTAAAATTGTTCCTTACCAGGTTTCTCTGTATTCTTCCATTCATTATTGGGTATATTAGTACTACTTTCTTTGCTGCAAAGGAAAACAGCCATTAGAATTGGTCTGGCTACGTGTACAACAAAATAAtcccttttcagtcatgaagaTGAAGCACCTTAGCACAAGCAAAATGGAAAGCAAAAACATGCTAAGAGAAGAACATCAACACAGAAATGAAAGTAAGACTGAGAGAAATTGATATCATGTAACATTAATTTCAGTAAGTGTCCCATAAACAGTTTAAATGGTAAAAATAATGAATCAACCAGCAAAATACCAATTTccaattaaatttcaaaatcttgaaAGTAAATGATCTAATAGAAAAGAGTTGCAAATAAATTgacacaacaaaacacaaattgaACTCTAGCATTCTTGAGTCACCCTTTAGACAAATAGAAGCAATGAATCATGTAGGAATGACTAAAGTGCTCACAGCATTAAGCATTCTACCGCTACAAAATTCTCTTTAAAGGTAACAAGGTGTTCTAAATGGGAAAAACAACACAGGCAGATCACActgccaaacttagaaaaggttaGCATCCATCATGTATTTTCCAGATAGAATACAGAGGAATCCTCAATTTAGTCCATAACCTTTATAGTccttctcaattaagtcccaaaataaaagaatttatcaTTTAGGTCCCCAATGTTTCACCCACTGCCCCATTGGGTCCTTCTGTTAacatctgtttttttctttttgtcgtTATGTGTAGCTCCTGCAATAATGGTATTGTTTTGCAgaattttttatggaaaaattaCAAACATGGATTAAAGGACTCGATGAAGAATTCAACTAAACATTTAGAAATATAGCACAATGACAATTTGCTACCAACCTTGAAGAACCCAAGGAAGATGTTTTCCCAGATGGGCGAGCATGATAAGCACCATCAACCGAAATATAAGGTGAACAATATGTAGCCCCTAAAGCTCCAGCAGCACCAGCCAGAACTGGTAACCTGAACatcattaaaacaatttattatttgcGTGTtatgatataaaagaaaagaaatcccaAAGAGAAAGTACACATAATGGATTTAGCACAGAAGTAGCCCCTACAATAAATGTCATCAGGCACCAATTtgcttcaaaatatataaaaaactattacatGACAATTCAAAACACCATTGTGTTTATAAAAGCGGAAAATAAGCAATCAGTttcttttctgtatttttattttttggaatagcTGAATCACAATAATCTCATTGCACCAATGACAATCATCCACTTCATCAGAGGCATCAATTTGCCACTTAATGGGACATTGACAGTACATCCCTGGACCATGCAAGATCCAAGGTAAAACCAAAAATCTGTCAGCCATAATGCAGTTATGTAATGAAGATTCAGCATACCATGTCATTTCAGAATTCCCTAAGCCAAGTTGAGGCTGAGCAACATATCCAGGAAATGCCATGCCAACCGCAGGAACTCCAAGACCACCAGGATGCTGACCACCAAATTGCATAACTGCATGCCAATCAACCACCGTAACAAAATGAGTTATTTAGACACCAATATACAGAATGAAGTTCTTAGCTTCCTTGAAAATATAAAGCATGGTCCGGACACACTAAAATAGCTGATAATAAGAAAGCTATAGCTACAAGGGATACCTTAAGATACCAAAcacatggaaaaaaagaaaaaacaatacaaaaaccaTATATATGATTTAAGAAAAAGTGCACGGCTTAAAGCATTGACATTGGTGTCTCTCTCACTAGCATGATGAAAGCTCCTGGcattgaaattgctttttcttctttgttaccttttagaggaaaaaaaggtgaaccaaaaaaaaaaaaattgtacctGGCAAAAAGGTTGGTCTTCCAGAGAAGTTCTGATCACCATGCCCAACACCAATATTCCCTGTGGCTCCCACAACCTGTGTCCCACCATAATGAAAAGATCCTCTTCCATTTCCTTGAATTATGCCTTTTCCCTTTCCAACCAATGCATTTCTGGATTTACTTGATTCCACAGCAGCCTCTGCTTCAACAGCTTCATAAGAATTTTGTGACAAAGCAGTTTTTGGTGGAGAAGAGGCTGGAGAATCGCTACTAGGATGTTGGACTAACTGCTGGGCAGAAGGTTGAATACGGTTTTGAGCAGGAATTCGCTGAAGAGAGTGGATCGGCACAGTGGGAGAAGTTTTGTTGATTTGGTTCTGCTGCGGAGCTCCCTGGTAAGTCATCTGGCTTGACATAGCTGCACTCCTTCCTTGAGCCCTGGATTGTGAAGTTGTAATAGAATTGACAACAGAAGATCCAGAAGGTGGCATTTGCATATTGCTCAAAGGCTTTCCTGCAGCCGGAGTGATGGAATCATCAATATAAAGCTTGTCAATTGAAACAGAGTCAGCTATATTCTTCCCCCGCACCAATGCACTGTGTTGTTGCATAGGAAAATTCTCATCTATAACAGGAGTGCGAAGATTCTTGCTTGTGCTTGCACCATGTATATCCCTTTTTTGACTTGAAGTGATGTCTTTATTTGAAGATCCGGAAGGATAAAAGGGAGGAGAAGCAGAGCTCAAGCTTGAATGTTTTCTAGCAGGCAATTCATCAGATTCTGCATTTGACAATGTCAAAATTCTCCCTGAACTATCATGTGAACGTTTCTCAAGGGGTTTCCCAGGCTGTTTGTTTTGCACTGGAGGCGTCTCTCTGCGACTCTTGAAAGTAGATTCAAACTTTCTGGGTCCTCTCCCTCTCACAACTTTTGGTGCCTGGGTCTGATTGTTACCATCGCTGAATGATTTAGACCTGTTCCGCCTGGCATGTCCCCATTCTGGACCTCGACTTTTACCACCACGGGCCCGAAAATTACCTTTAGCAGTCCTCCTTCCCTGAATTATTATGAGTATGGTTTCAGTAAGAAACAACatagaataaagaagaaaacaaacactctcataaaatatttttttgtataaaatgatCACCTGTTCATAATGCCTTTCCTGCAATGTCATCTCCTCAAACTTGTCATGCCCCCATTTCTTATCATCTTTGGACTCCCACAAATTCCTTCCACCAAAGGTTCGCCTAAACCAAGTACAGGTTAATCTTAGAATTACTTATTTTAACAAGTGAGAGGAGGTGGCCCACTTTCATTCAGAAATGCACAGTAACATGACGTATTGGAAATGCTTCCATATGAAcataaaagacaaaagaaaaggtacAGAAAGCTAGATGTGAAAAACAACTCCTTATCCAACATTTGTCCTGGTTTTTCTGTATAAACCAGGTAAGACTCATCTACCTGAACAATGGTctagaattataaagcaaaggGAATTGCACACCAGGATATCAGAACAATGGATCCTTAGTTAAAGGAAACATAGATACGTGTTTAAGCATACAATACAAAAccacaaagaagaaaagaaactgaCTATTAAAGTTTAGAGGTTCTTGCATGTCAGCATATAATACTACTCTGAACAAGCTCTACACGAGAAATTGAGCAAAGCTACCATTAATCAACTACAGctgaataaaagaagaaaaaaaaggtgtttaaacaaaacaaatatcttgTGCCGTAAAACTACACCAATGTCAGTCATACCTGTGCCGACCACCAGCACTGTCCCTAAACCTGTCATCGTGCATGTAAAAAGCCCCAGCAGTAGGCACCGCAAAAGGCTGGTTCCCCTTCTTCCCCTCTTCCCCTTCCTCCCCCTCCACTTTCTCCTCTCCTCCCACCTGCTCCTTCCTCCCCTCGATTTCCTTCTCCCTAACCTCAACCCCAGCATTGCCGCTGCCTCCTACTCCCTCCTTATTCCCTTCTTTCCCTTCCTCTTCTTCATAaacctcttcttcctcttcatcttcaaaaacaccttcttcatcttcctcttcaTTTAATGCCTCTTCTTCGTCGTCGTCATAGTCTGCAGCGCCACCCTGACCGTCAGATTCATCAGAGTGAATTGGAGCCCTCCGATTATTTCTAGgtttctcttctccttcaccTTCCTCGTCGTCGCTCGcagcttctcttcttctccttacAAGCAATCGCTTCTCTTCCTCGGGATCACTCTCATATACAATTTCCTCCTCGCCAACCTTagtcattattaaaaaaaactaaaatttcaaatcgCGATGTAGTCCGTCAATCAAAACCACGGCAACAAAAAGATACTCTCAGTCGAATCAAATCCCTAAACGCCGCAAGGAAAACAGAAAATCTTTCCAGAGAATATAAAAACTTCCGAATTAAGAAATTGAGAGTCAAACAGAACTAGCGAAAGCCCTAATCTGCGAACCAAAAGCAAATTCGTGGAATATCAAAGGAAACCGCAACTCTTAGAACCCTAAATTTTGTATGGGGGACTAGAGTTTTACTGGATTTGGATCCAGGTGCTCTGAATTTGAAAACCCTAGATTCTGAGAAAAGAGAGATTTGGGGGATTCATTAGTGTAATTtgggtaataaataaatatagattcaATAAACAGAGGGAGAGGAGGGACTATCACACCGGTTATGGCCCAGCCTAGCGCCTTTAGGCCCTTTTGCAGCAGATCAAgtagtttttctttaaattaaattatttttaattttttttttttttgtattattttgatggactaatatatatatatatatatatatatatatgaatattttaaaaaataatatcaacctcactcttaaatatgttttaaaattgcagtttgttaaagaattaatttataatctcAAACTTTTTATACTTCCATTCAACTACTCAAGTAATAGAACTTTTCAAGAATTATAATAGATTTCATTGCTTTAGAAGGATAACTATTAGCCCtttcaaatattcaaattaCATGATGATGATAAGATATATGCAActagtcaatatttttttatttaacaaaaactctaaaataaataataatatattgtacTAAACCATTATTTCTAGTAAAgacttcaaaacataaaatataagaaaattttacatggtattagagccacTCATAAGACCaacatcctttttttattattattcacaaTAACCTCTCCATCCTCTTCTACTTCTAGTGTCACCTTCAACACTCCTACTACTCTAAAATTTTCTAATCTTCTCATGACCATCAATATCAAATGTAATTCTTCAAATTATCTTGTATGGAAATCACAGTTCTATTATATTTCAAAGGCCAAGATGTTTTTGGCTATCTTGATAGTATTATATCACCATTGCCTTCTAAACCTATTATCTCTTCTCTCACTAACAATATTATCACTACCACTCATAACCTTTTTTATGATCAATGGTTGCGCCAAGATTCTTTGATTCTAGCTATCGTTAACTTTTCTCTCACTAAAGATGTTCTCACCAAAGTCTTATCCTACACAACTTCTCGTGAGGTATGGCTTGCCCTTAAATGtagtttctcttctttttctcccGCAAAAAACCATTCAAGTTCATATACAACTTGCCAATACAAAGAAAGGTGTAATGTCTGCTTACTTTTATTTCCTTCATATCAAACATTTGTTGGATGAACTTGCTCTCGTCAGATAACTCTTAACCTGTGATGATAACTTCACTTATTTCCTTGCTAGCCTTAGTTAGGAATATGATTTCTTAGCTTCAACGGTCTCCTATTGTCTTGATCCCATTACATTGGAGGAATTTTATTCCTTACTTCTTGTTTGCGAGTCCCAAGTCACTCACAACAATCAACTTGCAACACTTGTTGCCTCAGTCCATCTTGTTTCTAGACAACCTCTGTTGCATTCTCCATCTCAATTTTGATAATCTCTTGCTATGCACACTCATGGTTGAGGATGAGGTGCTTGACTTTCCTATAAAGATACCTCTTAAtt
This region of Populus alba chromosome 3, ASM523922v2, whole genome shotgun sequence genomic DNA includes:
- the LOC118037933 gene encoding protein MLN51 homolog isoform X1 yields the protein MTKVGEEEIVYESDPEEEKRLLVRRRREAASDDEEGEGEEKPRNNRRAPIHSDESDGQGGAADYDDDEEEALNEEEDEEGVFEDEEEEEVYEEEEGKEGNKEGVGGSGNAGVEVREKEIEGRKEQVGGEEKVEGEEGEEGKKGNQPFAVPTAGAFYMHDDRFRDSAGGRHRRTFGGRNLWESKDDKKWGHDKFEEMTLQERHYEQGRRTAKGNFRARGGKSRGPEWGHARRNRSKSFSDGNNQTQAPKVVRGRGPRKFESTFKSRRETPPVQNKQPGKPLEKRSHDSSGRILTLSNAESDELPARKHSSLSSASPPFYPSGSSNKDITSSQKRDIHGASTSKNLRTPVIDENFPMQQHSALVRGKNIADSVSIDKLYIDDSITPAAGKPLSNMQMPPSGSSVVNSITTSQSRAQGRSAAMSSQMTYQGAPQQNQINKTSPTVPIHSLQRIPAQNRIQPSAQQLVQHPSSDSPASSPPKTALSQNSYEAVEAEAAVESSKSRNALVGKGKGIIQGNGRGSFHYGGTQVVGATGNIGVGHGDQNFSGRPTFLPVMQFGGQHPGGLGVPAVGMAFPGYVAQPQLGLGNSEMTWLPVLAGAAGALGATYCSPYISVDGAYHARPSGKTSSLGSSSKESSTNIPNNEWKNTEKPEFASDEFGQRQKPRRQVEFAELFCLLLPPCFSPWFFDDFILCCRYSEMDFKQPSTST
- the LOC118037933 gene encoding protein MLN51 homolog isoform X2 — translated: MTKVGEEEIVYESDPEEEKRLLVRRRREAASDDEEGEGEEKPRNNRRAPIHSDESDGQGGAADYDDDEEEALNEEEDEEGVFEDEEEEEVYEEEEGKEGNKEGVGGSGNAGVEVREKEIEGRKEQVGGEEKVEGEEGEEGKKGNQPFAVPTAGAFYMHDDRFRDSAGGRHRRTFGGRNLWESKDDKKWGHDKFEEMTLQERHYEQGRRTAKGNFRARGGKSRGPEWGHARRNRSKSFSDGNNQTQAPKVVRGRGPRKFESTFKSRRETPPVQNKQPGKPLEKRSHDSSGRILTLSNAESDELPARKHSSLSSASPPFYPSGSSNKDITSSQKRDIHGASTSKNLRTPVIDENFPMQQHSALVRGKNIADSVSIDKLYIDDSITPAAGKPLSNMQMPPSGSSVVNSITTSQSRAQGRSAAMSSQMTYQGAPQQNQINKTSPTVPIHSLQRIPAQNRIQPSAQQLVQHPSSDSPASSPPKTALSQNSYEAVEAEAAVESSKSRNALVGKGKGIIQGNGRGSFHYGGTQVVGATGNIGVGHGDQNFSGRPTFLPVMQFGGQHPGGLGVPAVGMAFPGYVAQPQLGLGNSEMTWLPVLAGAAGALGATYCSPYISVDGAYHARPSGKTSSLGSSSKESSTNIPNNEWKNTEKPEFASDEFGQRQKPRRYSEMDFKQPSTST